Proteins encoded in a region of the Cyclopterus lumpus isolate fCycLum1 chromosome 23, fCycLum1.pri, whole genome shotgun sequence genome:
- the LOC117726255 gene encoding sorting nexin-4-like, translating to MRPGSPPRSTEKKRMAEDGRDESLATDDESDHTAADGSTSLNNTMLEEGSTLLRRMEICVAEAEKRNGKNTVNMQETFTVYLVETRPMDAVAEGRNQAPDSLWRRYSEFELLRNYLLVTYPYIVVPPLPEKRAEFVWHKLSADNMDPDFVERRRVGLENFLLRVASHPVLSNDKILHHFLIEEHGWKEVVYETGFQAKADSRLRALSATFRVRNPDKRFMEMKHYSDELQSHTSQLLRARARVADRLYGVYKVHGNYGRVFSEWSAMEKEMGDGLQSAGHHMDAYAASIDDILEEEEHYADQLKEYLFYAEALRAVCRKHELTQFEFEMASQELVSKKQQHEELSTGIVRTFSFKGMTNKLFGQEAPEQREARLKLLEDLIAEGEEDVQEKTVECGEHVERAWVDMHRFKEQKDKDLREALINYAVMQISMCKKGIQMWSNAKECFLKM from the exons ATGCGTCCTGGCTCACCACCAAGATCAACCGAAAAGAAGAGGATGGCGGAGGATGGGAGGGATGAGTCGCTGGCCACTGACGACGAGTCGGACCACACAGCTGCAGACGGGAGCACCAGCCTGAACAACACG ATGCTGGAGGAGGGCTCCACGCTCCTGCGCAGAATGGAGATCTGCGTTGCTGAAGCTGAGAAGAGGAATGGCAAAAACACCGTGAACATGCAGGAGACGTTCACTGTGTACCTCGTCGAAACACG GCCGATGGATGCAGTTGCCGAAGGTCGCAACCAGGCCCCGGACTCCCTGTGGAGGAGATACAGTGAATTTGAGCTGCTGCGGAACTACTTGTTAGTTACCTATCCATACATCGTGGTGCCCCCTCTGCCTGAGAAGAGG GCAGAGTTTGTGTGGCACAAGCTGTCGGCAGACAATATGGACCCAGACTTTGTGGAGCGTCGCCGGGTGGGACTGGAGAACTTCCTGCTTCGCGTGGCATCACACCCAGTCCTCTCTAATGACAAAATCCTTCACCACTTCCTCATTGAG GAACACGGCTGGAAGGAAGTGGTGTATGAGACAGGATTTCAGGCAAAG GCAGATTCCAGGCTTAGAGCTCTCAGTGCCACCTTCAGGGTGAGAAATCCAGATAA gCGCTTCATGGAGATGAAGCACTACAGCGATGAGCTGCAGTCCCACACATCTCAGCTGCTCCGAGCACGAGCA AGGGTGGCAGACCGTCTCTACGGTGTTTACAAGGTCCACGGGAACTATGGAAGAGTCTTCAG TGAGTGGAGCGCCATGGAGAAAGAGATGGGAGATGGACTGCAGAGTGCCGGTCATCACATGGATGC ATATGCAGCCTCAATAGATGACATCttagaagaggaggaacattaCGCAGACCAACTGAAAGAATATCTCTTCTATGCCGAAGCTCTGCG GGCGGTGTGCAGGAAACACGAGCTGACCCAGTTTGAGTTTGAGATGGCCTCCCAGGAACTCGTTTCCAAGAAGCAGCAACACGAGGAGCTATCTACCGGG ATTGTGCGGACGTTCTCCTTCAAAGGCATGACCAACAAGCTTTTTGGCCAAGAGGCCCCTGAGCAGAGGGAGGCCAGGCTGAAGCTGCTGGAGGATCTGATTgcagagggggaagaggacGTCCAGGAGAAGACTGTTGAGTGTGG aGAGCACGTTGAAAGGGCGTGGGTGGACATGCATCGCTTCAAGGAGCAGAAGGACAAAGATCTGCGAGAAGCGCTCATCAACTATGCCGTCATGCAAATCAGCATGTGCAAAAAG GGAATACAAATGTGGAGCAATGCCAAAGAATGTTTCCTCAAGATGTAA
- the pnpla3 gene encoding patatin-like phospholipase domain containing 3 — protein sequence MVDINGGWNLSFAGCGFLGIYHIGVASCLLEKAPYLIKGATKLYGASAGALTASVLASQACITKCCEDVLEVAKEARKRNLGPLHPTFNLVKVIRTGLDRDLPSDAHVQASGRLCVSLTRVSDGENVLVSEFSSKEELIQALICSCFIPVYCGLIPPSFRGVRYVDGGISNNLPQSELKNTITISPFSGECDICPRDNSTSFHELRFTNTSIQMNLGNMYRLSRALFPPEPKVLAEMCQSGYKDALRFLEENNLLMLDPPTSGPALPESPPPCCFKHTETTKEWVLRRLRLLRKQHWWLDEQMVLPTPIKKVFCEACQDKSGLYAKVSKMLPVRVASYMLMPYTLPVQSAYSVAQRFVEWIPEVPADMRWLFGVAGDMYQQAWKGAPANSISEPGLRKCLSAPPPPTECDKTMHRDNLPALSSLDLHGSYWEIPKSTSSSSSSHSSHHHPHIAPSSPQQVCFFVGSQDDHHGHAQQ from the exons ATGGTTGACATAAACGGCGGCTGGAACCTGTCTTTCGCCGGGTGCGGCTTTCTGGGAATTTACCACATCGGAGTTGCCAGCTGCCTGCTGGAGAAAGCGCCCTACCTCATCAAAGGGGCCACCAAGTTGTACGGAGCCTCCGCCGGAGCTCTGACCGCCTCGGTGCTCGCCAGCCAGGCATGCATAA CAAAATGTTGTGAAGATGTGCTCGAGGTGGCAAAGGAGGCCAGGAAAAGGAACCTGGGGCCCCTTCACCCCACCTTCAACCTGGTCAAGGTGATAAGGACCGGCCTGGATCGGGACCTGCCCTCCGACGCGCACGTCCAGGCCTCGGGGCGGCTGTGCGTTTCGCTCACCAGAGTGTCGGACGGGGAGAACGTGCTGGTGTCAGAGTTTAGCTCCAAAGAGGAACTCATTCAG GCGCTAATCTGCAGCTGCTTCATTCCTGTCTACTGTGGGCTgatccctccatccttcagaGGAGTG CGCTATGTGGACGGCGGGATCAGCAACAACCTGCCGCAGTCGGAGCTGAAGAACACCATCACCATCTCACCCTTCTCGGGCGAGTGCGACATCTGTCCCCGCGACAACTCCACCAGCTTCCACGAGCTGCGCTTCACCAACACCAGCATCCAGATGAACCTGGGCAACATGTACCGCCTCAGCAGGGCATTGTTTCCACCGGAACCCAAG GTACTAGCTGAGATGTGTCAGAGCGGTTATAAGGATGCCCTGCGCTTCCTGGAAGAAAACA ACCTGCTCATGCTGGATCCCCCGACCTCGGGCCCCGCCCTGCCAGAGAGCCCGCCCCCTTGCTGCTTCAAGCACACGGAAACCACCAAGGAGTGGGTGCTCCGGAGGCTCCGCCTACTGCGCAAACAGCACTGGTGGCTAGACGAGCAGATGGTCCTGCCCACGCCCATCAAGAAAG TGTTCTGCGAGGCCTGCCAAGACAAGTCTGGCCTGTATGCCAAGGTGTCCAAGATGCTGCCGGTGAGAGTGGCCTCCTACATGCTCATGCCATACACACTTCCCGTCCAGTCGGCCTATTCCGTGGCCCAGAG GTTTGTGGAGTGGATCCCAGAGGTGCCGGCAGATATGCGCTGGCTGTTTGGGGTGGCAGGTGACATGTACCAACAGGCCTGGAAAGGAGCTCCAGCCAACTCCATCAG TGAGCCGGGCCTGAGGAAATGCTTGAGCGCGCCGCCTCCACCAACAGAGTGTGACAAAACCATGCATAGAGACAACCTGCCGGCTCTCTCCTCCCTAGACCTCCACGGAAGCTACTGGGAGATCCCCAaatctacctcctcctcctcctcctcccactcgtCCCACCACCATCCTCACATCGCCCCCTCGTCTCCGCAGCAGGTCTGCTTCTTCGTCGGCTCGCAGGATGACCATCACGGCCACGCGCAGCAGTAA